The following proteins come from a genomic window of Leptospiraceae bacterium:
- a CDS encoding DUF1566 domain-containing protein: MQISSKDVKQGETLYILQDGKPVGTLQVTQTFHTKVKAKVIDSTVTIAKGMSFGRWMEGSKVAEVKEAKPAKIESDQSSNNFSESQGAMNWNDAKAKCASLGMRLPTRSELTLAYIAKETESWGKDGYTYWTSEEYSYSEDSAFFSSVDFGNVSFPHSKSNDNHVRCIR; encoded by the coding sequence TTGCAAATTTCTAGTAAAGATGTTAAGCAAGGTGAGACTCTGTATATACTACAAGATGGAAAGCCAGTCGGTACATTGCAAGTAACCCAGACCTTCCATACAAAGGTGAAAGCAAAGGTAATAGACTCAACCGTCACCATAGCAAAGGGTATGAGTTTCGGTAGATGGATGGAAGGATCGAAAGTTGCTGAAGTGAAAGAAGCTAAACCCGCTAAGATTGAATCAGATCAAAGCTCCAACAATTTCAGTGAATCCCAAGGCGCAATGAATTGGAACGATGCCAAGGCGAAATGTGCAAGTCTTGGAATGAGACTACCGACAAGATCAGAATTAACATTGGCATATATTGCAAAGGAGACTGAATCTTGGGGAAAAGATGGCTATACGTATTGGACTTCTGAGGAGTATTCGTATTCCGAGGATAGCGCATTCTTTTCCAGTGTGGACTTTGGCAATGTCAGCTTCCCCCACAGTAAGAGCAATGATAACCATGTGCGTTGTATTCGCTGA
- a CDS encoding winged helix-turn-helix transcriptional regulator, translated as MMKKKKKISKSRRKEIIEQLNISFKKIDFNKLFNRQADSVREVYCYSLSVAKKSEKIQINLSVREISENTGISITTVSRSLGALQKRNFLECIEKSWKFESAKFKLIGKIKKDYLLDYSQEFPSYALISYLGRNGAIVYSELKKVGKKNKNDLMKECEYQMSTKTFYRQLKKLESEEILSINNNDITLLKDVDTIADENMEKKCKDLKIRYKREREFFRFPQIRKMEKYLLEGQSDT; from the coding sequence ATGATGAAAAAAAAGAAGAAGATTAGTAAAAGCAGAAGAAAAGAGATAATAGAACAGCTTAATATCTCTTTTAAAAAAATAGATTTCAATAAGTTGTTCAATAGACAAGCGGATTCAGTTAGAGAAGTATATTGTTATTCTTTATCGGTTGCGAAGAAGTCAGAAAAAATTCAGATTAATTTATCCGTAAGAGAAATTTCTGAAAATACAGGAATAAGCATCACGACAGTTTCTAGGAGTTTAGGTGCGTTGCAAAAAAGAAATTTTTTAGAATGTATTGAGAAGAGCTGGAAATTTGAGTCCGCAAAGTTTAAGTTAATTGGAAAAATAAAAAAGGATTACTTATTAGATTATTCTCAAGAATTTCCAAGCTATGCTTTGATCTCATATTTAGGAAGGAATGGAGCTATAGTTTATTCTGAATTAAAGAAAGTAGGTAAAAAGAATAAAAATGATTTAATGAAAGAATGTGAATACCAAATGTCTACAAAAACTTTTTATAGACAATTAAAAAAATTAGAATCTGAAGAAATTTTATCAATTAACAATAATGACATCACGCTATTAAAGGATGTAGATACAATAGCAGATGAAAATATGGAAAAAAAATGTAAAGATTTAAAAATTAGGTATAAGAGAGAGCGAGAATTTTTTAGATTTCCACAAATAAGAAAAATGGAAAAATACCTTTTAGAAGGACAAAGTGATACATAA
- a CDS encoding transposase encodes MEKAKEKTRRFWSADEKIGIIREHLHKVKLVDTCDEKNIHPTMFSTWLKQVLEAGREALAGTNKKEMRATDRLLSKHKEEIERKNQIIAELTGEILDLKKELGDI; translated from the coding sequence ATGGAAAAGGCAAAAGAAAAAACGAGAAGATTTTGGAGTGCGGATGAAAAGATAGGAATAATCAGAGAACATCTGCATAAAGTAAAGTTAGTTGACACTTGTGATGAGAAGAATATTCATCCTACTATGTTTAGTACATGGTTAAAACAGGTATTGGAAGCGGGGCGAGAAGCATTAGCTGGAACGAACAAGAAAGAGATGCGGGCGACCGACCGTTTGTTGTCCAAGCATAAAGAAGAAATTGAGCGTAAGAACCAGATTATCGCTGAGCTGACAGGTGAAATACTTGACTTAAAAAAAGAACTTGGGGACATCTGA
- a CDS encoding transposase family protein, with protein MHEHWHTDISYVNFRGTFVFLISVLDGFSRAILSWDIRTRMESFDAQIVLWRACDKWLNANNPNNPRLITDNGSQFLTSEFKATLKEFSMKNVRTSVNHPQSNGKLERFHGTIKSEAIRDMPKFTLEQIKKEIGEWIHFYNYERLHSSIDYVAPMDVIEGRRDSILSERKRKLLEGKQKRKEYSINAKTVFEVNSPVAA; from the coding sequence GTGCATGAACATTGGCATACAGATATTTCGTATGTGAATTTTCGAGGGACATTCGTATTTTTGATTTCTGTTCTTGATGGATTTTCTAGGGCAATTCTTTCTTGGGATATTCGAACAAGAATGGAGTCTTTCGATGCTCAGATCGTTTTATGGAGAGCCTGTGATAAATGGTTAAATGCGAATAATCCTAATAATCCGCGATTGATTACTGATAATGGCTCACAATTCTTGACATCCGAGTTTAAAGCTACTCTGAAAGAATTTTCTATGAAGAATGTTCGAACTTCTGTGAATCACCCGCAATCAAATGGAAAGCTAGAACGCTTTCATGGAACTATTAAGTCAGAGGCTATTCGTGATATGCCTAAATTCACTTTGGAGCAAATAAAGAAAGAAATTGGCGAATGGATTCATTTTTACAACTATGAACGACTTCATTCGTCCATAGATTATGTTGCTCCAATGGACGTCATCGAAGGTCGAAGAGATTCTATTTTATCAGAACGAAAGCGAAAATTGCTTGAAGGAAAACAGAAACGAAAAGAATACTCAATCAATGCGAAAACAGTTTTTGAGGTTAACAGCCCTGTAGCGGCTTAG
- a CDS encoding IS91 family transposase, whose translation METSQQEEMLVRKRILEVAEVFRKNEKEFFSVYGNSLTRNEVKAYYAIRNCRTETLGGHVDKCSHCGFEKNSYNSCRNRHCPKCQFLRKEKWLVKENKNILPVKYFHVVFTLPSELNSLILNNKKIFYSLLFKTVSDTLRKVSKNKKYLNCIPGFLSILHTWGQTLTYHPHIHVLITGGGISADKGKWIDSRDKFFLPIPVLSKLFQRLFLFHLKKYYHGSYLTIPKSCEELNDPSHFQRFLTNLYSKKWIVYTKQPFENPDSVIKYLGRYTHRIAISNQRILEITENTVTFRYKDYADNDKLKTMTLPCVEFIRRFLMHILPLGFVKIRHYGIIANRSRKDSLELCKSLLKKLNRSLNQKSTPEEWKDILASMIKKILLCSVCKIGSFVSISLIQKQVRPP comes from the coding sequence ATGGAAACATCACAACAAGAAGAGATGTTGGTCAGAAAGAGGATACTGGAAGTAGCTGAAGTTTTTCGAAAAAATGAAAAAGAATTCTTTTCTGTCTATGGAAATTCCTTAACTCGAAACGAGGTAAAAGCGTATTATGCGATCAGGAATTGCAGAACAGAGACGCTAGGTGGTCACGTAGATAAATGTAGTCACTGTGGATTCGAAAAGAATTCCTACAATTCCTGTCGTAATAGGCATTGTCCCAAATGTCAGTTTTTAAGAAAAGAGAAATGGTTAGTTAAAGAGAATAAGAATATTTTACCTGTGAAATATTTTCATGTTGTATTTACTCTTCCCAGTGAATTAAACTCACTCATATTAAATAACAAAAAGATATTCTATTCTCTTTTATTTAAAACTGTCTCGGATACGTTAAGAAAGGTAAGTAAAAATAAAAAGTATCTAAATTGTATTCCTGGCTTTTTATCTATTCTACATACATGGGGACAGACTTTAACCTATCATCCACATATTCATGTTCTAATCACAGGAGGCGGAATTTCTGCGGATAAAGGCAAATGGATCGATTCAAGAGATAAATTCTTTCTGCCGATTCCCGTTCTATCAAAACTATTTCAGAGATTATTTTTATTTCATTTAAAAAAATACTATCATGGAAGTTATCTTACTATTCCCAAAAGTTGTGAAGAATTAAATGACCCCTCTCATTTTCAAAGATTTTTAACAAACCTCTATTCTAAAAAATGGATCGTGTATACAAAACAACCTTTCGAAAATCCTGACTCCGTAATTAAATACCTCGGACGTTATACACACAGGATAGCAATCAGTAACCAGAGAATATTAGAAATCACAGAAAATACCGTAACATTCAGATACAAAGATTATGCGGATAATGACAAACTCAAAACAATGACTCTACCGTGTGTAGAATTTATTCGGCGCTTTCTCATGCATATCCTACCTTTAGGATTCGTTAAAATCAGACATTACGGAATCATCGCAAACCGATCTCGCAAAGACTCTCTCGAATTATGCAAGTCACTTCTTAAAAAACTAAATCGTTCTTTAAATCAGAAGTCTACACCGGAAGAATGGAAAGATATTCTTGCGTCCATGATCAAAAAGATTCTCCTATGTAGCGTATGTAAAATTGGCTCTTTCGTATCCATTAGCCTCATCCAAAAACAAGTCCGACCTCCCTAG
- a CDS encoding tyrosine-type recombinase/integrase: MINAEWVVKDIAKYKRPKSKPVVLSKSEVEAILNLTWNIKHKTILTLIYSAGLRVSEAAKLKVNQIDPDRMQIFVKDGKGGTDRYALLSPTTLKLLRDYIQEYKPVDYLFYARDKNKMKCFSVRSIQRAFKDALFKAGITKNASVHTLRHSFATHLLEAGVNMHHIQLLLGHFSPQATYIYLHVRRYDLMNIKSPLDTYDYNILTNPLQTGGLANGNITTRRDVGQKEDTGSS; encoded by the coding sequence GTGATTAATGCAGAATGGGTTGTGAAAGATATTGCTAAATACAAACGTCCCAAGAGTAAACCGGTTGTGTTAAGTAAATCAGAAGTGGAGGCTATTTTGAATTTAACCTGGAATATAAAGCACAAGACTATACTCACTCTCATCTATTCAGCAGGACTTCGAGTCAGTGAAGCAGCTAAGTTAAAGGTCAATCAAATAGACCCAGACAGAATGCAGATATTTGTCAAAGATGGAAAAGGTGGAACAGATCGTTATGCGCTATTGTCTCCCACTACTTTGAAATTGTTACGAGATTACATACAAGAATATAAGCCTGTCGATTACCTATTTTACGCAAGAGATAAAAACAAGATGAAATGCTTTTCTGTTCGTTCAATACAGCGTGCATTTAAGGATGCTCTTTTTAAAGCGGGGATAACAAAGAATGCCTCTGTCCATACTCTAAGACACTCTTTTGCAACACATCTTCTTGAAGCAGGGGTTAATATGCATCATATTCAACTTCTACTCGGACATTTTTCTCCTCAGGCTACATATATTTATTTACATGTCAGACGATACGATTTAATGAATATTAAGAGTCCCTTAGATACATACGATTACAATATTTTAACCAATCCTTTACAGACGGGAGGTCTGGCAAATGGAAACATCACAACAAGAAGAGATGTTGGTCAGAAAGAGGATACTGGAAGTAGCTGA
- a CDS encoding phage integrase N-terminal SAM-like domain-containing protein: protein MNNYSYNQKKDTWLKYNLEEFHEPAERENDSRIKAQDHERKKIKSYVSYVNYLAKYYKKSPDKINREEVKNYLYHLRVNKQLSANTLNVVHSAIRFFTSM, encoded by the coding sequence TTGAATAATTATTCTTACAATCAAAAAAAAGATACATGGCTCAAATACAATTTGGAGGAATTCCATGAGCCTGCTGAGAGAGAAAATGATTCGAGAATTAAAGCTCAAGACCATGAGCGAAAAAAGATAAAGAGTTACGTTTCGTATGTAAATTATCTGGCAAAGTATTACAAAAAATCTCCAGATAAAATAAATCGAGAAGAAGTAAAGAATTATCTTTACCATTTAAGAGTTAATAAACAATTATCCGCTAATACATTGAATGTTGTCCATAGTGCGATACGATTTTTTACATCTATGTGA
- a CDS encoding transposase produces MHTWGQTLSYHPHIHVLITGGGISADKGKWIDSRDKFFLPIPVLSKLFQRLFLFHLKKYYHGSYLTIPKSCEELNDPSHFQRFLTNLYSKKWIVYTKQPFENPDSVIKYLGRYTHRIAISNQRILEITNNTVTFRYKDYADNDKLKTMTLAGVEFIRRFLMHILPLGFVKIRHYGIIANRSRKDSLELCKSLLKKLNRSLNQKSTPEEWKDILASMIKKILLCSVCKIGSFVSISLIQKQIRPP; encoded by the coding sequence TTGCATACTTGGGGACAGACTTTATCTTATCATCCACATATTCATGTTCTAATCACAGGAGGCGGAATTTCTGCGGATAAAGGCAAATGGATCGATTCAAGAGATAAATTCTTTCTGCCGATTCCCGTTCTATCAAAACTATTTCAGAGATTATTTTTATTTCATTTAAAAAAATACTATCATGGAAGTTATCTTACTATTCCCAAAAGTTGTGAAGAATTAAATGATCCATCACACTTTCAAAGATTTTTAACAAACCTCTATTCTAAAAAATGGATCGTATATACAAAACAACCTTTTGAAAATCCCGACTCCGTAATTAAATACCTCGGACGTTATACACACAGGATAGCAATCAGTAACCAGAGAATATTAGAAATCACAAACAATACCGTAACATTCAGATACAAAGATTATGCGGATAATGACAAACTTAAAACAATGACTCTCGCCGGAGTAGAATTTATTCGCAGGTTTCTTATGCATATCCTACCATTAGGATTCGTTAAAATCAGACATTACGGAATCATCGCAAACCGATCTCGCAAAGACTCTCTCGAATTATGTAAGTCACTTCTTAAAAAACTAAATCGTTCTTTAAATCAGAAGTCTACACCGGAAGAATGGAAAGATATTCTTGCGTCCATGATCAAAAAGATTCTCCTATGTAGCGTATGTAAAATTGGCTCTTTCGTATCCATTAGCCTCATCCAAAAACAAATCCGACCTCCCTAG
- a CDS encoding transposase zinc-binding domain-containing protein, with protein METSQQEEMLVRKRILEVAEVFRENEKEFFSVYGNSLTRNEVKAYYAIRNCRTETLGGHVDKCSHCGFEKNSYNSCRNRHCPKCQFLRKEKWLVKENKNILPVKYFHVVFTLPSELNSLIFNNKKYSILFYLKLSRIR; from the coding sequence ATGGAAACATCACAACAAGAAGAGATGTTGGTCAGAAAGAGGATACTGGAAGTAGCTGAAGTTTTTCGAGAAAATGAAAAAGAATTCTTTTCTGTCTATGGAAATTCCTTAACTCGAAACGAGGTAAAAGCGTATTATGCGATCAGGAATTGCAGAACAGAGACGCTCGGTGGTCACGTCGATAAATGTAGTCACTGTGGATTCGAAAAGAATTCCTACAATTCCTGTCGAAATCGGCATTGTCCCAAATGTCAGTTTTTGAGAAAAGAGAAATGGTTAGTTAAAGAGAATAAGAATATTTTACCTGTGAAATATTTTCATGTTGTATTTACTCTTCCCAGTGAATTAAACTCACTCATATTCAATAACAAAAAATATTCTATTCTCTTTTATTTAAAACTGTCTCGGATACGTTAA
- a CDS encoding site-specific integrase has product MSLLREKMIRELKLKTMSEKTIKSYVSYVNYLAKYYKKSPDKINREEVKNYLYHLRVNKQLSANTLNVVHSAIRFFYIYVINAEWVVKDIAKYKRPKSKPVVLSKSEVEAILNLTWNIKHKTILTLIYSAGLRVSEAAKLKVNQIDPDRMQIFVKDGKGGTDRYALLSPTTLKLLRDYIQEYKPVDYLFYARDKNKMKSFSVRAIQRAFRDALFKAGITKNASVHTLRHSFATHLLEAGVNMHHIQLLLGHFSPQATYIYLHVRRYDLMNIKSPLDTYDYNILTNPLQTGGLANGNITTRRDVGQKEDTGSS; this is encoded by the coding sequence ATGAGCCTGCTGAGAGAGAAAATGATTCGAGAATTAAAGCTCAAGACCATGAGCGAAAAAACGATAAAGAGTTACGTTTCGTATGTAAATTATCTGGCAAAGTATTACAAAAAATCTCCAGATAAAATAAATCGAGAAGAAGTAAAGAATTATCTTTACCATTTAAGAGTTAATAAACAATTATCCGCTAATACATTGAATGTTGTCCATAGTGCGATACGATTTTTTTACATCTATGTGATTAATGCAGAATGGGTTGTGAAAGATATTGCTAAATACAAACGTCCCAAGAGTAAACCGGTTGTGTTAAGTAAATCAGAAGTGGAGGCTATTTTGAATTTAACCTGGAATATAAAGCACAAGACTATACTCACTCTCATCTATTCAGCAGGACTTCGAGTCAGTGAAGCAGCTAAGTTAAAGGTCAATCAAATAGACCCAGACAGAATGCAGATATTTGTCAAAGATGGAAAAGGTGGAACAGATCGTTATGCGCTATTGTCTCCCACTACTTTGAAATTGTTACGAGATTACATACAAGAATATAAACCTGTCGATTACCTATTTTACGCAAGAGATAAAAACAAGATGAAAAGTTTTTCTGTCAGAGCGATACAGCGGGCTTTTCGGGATGCTCTTTTTAAAGCAGGGATAACAAAGAATGCCTCTGTTCATACTCTCAGACATTCCTTTGCCACGCATCTTCTAGAGGCAGGGGTTAATATGCATCATATTCAACTTCTACTCGGACATTTTTCTCCTCAGGCTACATATATTTATTTACATGTCAGACGATACGATTTAATGAATATTAAGAGTCCTTTAGATACATACGATTACAATATTTTAACCAATCCTTTACAGACGGGAGGTCTGGCAAATGGAAACATCACAACAAGAAGAGATGTTGGTCAGAAAGAGGATACTGGAAGTAGCTGA